Proteins from one Mercurialis annua linkage group LG7, ddMerAnnu1.2, whole genome shotgun sequence genomic window:
- the LOC126656281 gene encoding PLAT domain-containing protein 2-like: protein MAAVFYILSFLLILSLSGVVVSESCDYSIYIKTGSRDNAGTDAKISLKFSNREDLTINIRNLEEYGAMGAGYNYFEQGQLDIFTYSGPCSAIQVCYMELSHDNSGNKPGWYVNYVEITSSGDPLVSSTTHFDVEQWLALDETPHQLSTSRDLCANTYVYGV from the exons atggcagCTGTTTTTTACATTCTCTCCTTTCTCCTCATCCTCTCATTGTCCGGCGTCGTTGTTTCC GAGTCATGCGATTATTCGATATATATAAAGACCGGATCGAGAGATAATGCAGGAACGGACGCCAAGATAAGTCTTAAATTCTCAAATAGGGAGGATCTTACTATAAATATTCGAAACCTAGAGGAGTATGGTGCAATGGGGGCCGGCTATAACTATTTTGAACAAGGTCAATTGGACATATTCACTTATTCAGGACCATGCTCTGCCATTCAAGTCTGTTATATGGAGTTGAGTCATGATAATAGTGGTAATAAGCCTGGCTGGTATGTTAACTACGTTGAAATCACGTCGTCCGGCGATCCACTAGTATCATCAACGACGCACTTCGACGTCGAACAATGGCTTGCTCTTGATGAGACACCACATCAGCTATCTACTAGCAGGGATTTGTGTGCTAATACTTATGTTTATGGTGTTTAg